One Asterias rubens chromosome 1, eAstRub1.3, whole genome shotgun sequence genomic region harbors:
- the LOC117295954 gene encoding protein phosphatase 1 regulatory subunit 27-like: protein MELKSSLSMSGSKDYKERALRRRRVRYRTYPSPSFDLEEDDEPLLVACRHITFPLDVRFQSAVQQQDNFELDKILSTHGAQIDMNARNHIGLTALHQAVLNRNLDTVKLLLTRGSDANVQDSNGYAPLHTAAAYGLRNIVSLLIIFGADLFVRTLAGESPADLSKDVVTADLLMVEMCKQIQQHELMEKYGFLFRFIDLWETLWTNCCTLFEKVVEWAQRAVKNYNEVPQHHAQNGTINRGRKLP, encoded by the coding sequence ATGGAATTGAAATCGTCACTGAGTATGTCTGGTTCTAAAGATTATAAAGAGAGGGCACTTCGACGGCGTAGGGTGCGATATCGAACGTACCCGAGCCCTTCATTCGACCTGGAAGAAGATGACGAGCCACTGCTCGTTGCATGTCGCCATATTACATTCCCTCTCGATGTTCGCTTCCAGTCTGCCGTCCAGCAACAGGACAACTTTGAGCTTGATAAGATCCTCAGCACACACGGGGCCCAGATCGACATGAATGCCCGGAATCATATCGGGTTGACAGCTCTCCACCAAGCGGTGTTGAATCGCAACTTGGACACAGTGAAGTTGCTGTTAACGCGCGGGTCTGACGCAAACGTCCAGGATTCAAACGGCTACGCCCCGTTACACACCGCGGCTGCCTACGGTCTCCGGAACATCGTGAGCCTTTTGATCATCTTCGGTGCTGACCTCTTCGTGAGGACTCTGGCCGGTGAATCCCCCGCTGATCTCTCCAAGGACGTGGTCACTGCCGATCTCCTCATGGTCGAGATGTGCAAGCAAATCCAGCAGCATGAATTGATGGAAAAATATGGATTTCTGTTCAGATTCATCGATTTGTGGGAGACGTTGTGGACGAATTGTTGTACACTGTTTGAGAAAGTTGTTGAATGGGCGCAGCGTGCAGTGAAGAATTATAACGAAGTGCCACAGCATCATGCGCAAAACGGCACCATAAACCGCGGGAGAAAGCTGCCATAA